Within the Agromyces ramosus genome, the region CGCATCGTGGGGCGGGAGCGTGCGCCCTCCGGTGCGGAACTTGTGTCTGACAACGGTGTCACGATTTGCTCTCCAATGTGCAAGTTGGACTTGACTATACACACCGACATGGTCTAGACCTAACGTTGACATCGTTGTCAGGGAGACAACGGTCCCCCACACCAGAGGAGATTCATCGATGAATCGCACGGCACCGGCGACACTCCGTCGCCGCATCATCATGGCCGGGTCGCTCACCGCGGCTGCGGCCCTCGCCTTCACCGGCTGCGCTTCGGGCGCCTCCGGCTCCGGCGACGACTCGAACGGCGGCGAGACGATCGGCGTCTCGCTCATCGTCAAGACGACCACCAACCCCTTCTTCGTCGCCATGCAGGACGGCGCCGAGGCGGCCGCCGATGAGCTCGGCGTCGACCTCACCCTGGCGGCAGGCAAGGAGGACGGCGACGAGGACACCCAGATCCAGGCCGTGGAGAACGCCATCTCGAAGGGCGACGCGGGCATCCTGATCACCCCCAACGGCCCGGGCGTCGAAGACGCGCTCATCAAGGCGCGTGACGCCGGCCTGTTCGTCATCGCGCTCGACACGCCGCCCGCCGACCCCGAGGCCGTCGACATCACCTTCGCGACCGACAACTTCCTCGCCGGCCAGGAGATCGGCAAGTGGACCGCCGCGAAGCTCGCGGGCGAGAAGGCGACGATCGCACTCGTCGACCTCTTCGACGACAAGATCGTGTCGGTCGACTACAACCGCGACCAGGGCTTCCTCGACGGCATGGGCATCGACACCGCCGACGCGGCGGTGAACGGCGACGAAGAGGCCACCGGCACGTACAGCGGCGGCGACTACGAGATCGTCGGCAATGAGGCATCCGGCGGCGCTGAAGACGGCGGACGCACGGCGGCCGAGACCCTGCTCTCGAAGAACCCCGACATCAACGTGGTCTACACGATCAACGAGCCCGCCGCCTACGGCGCATACGAGGCGTTCAAGGCTGCCGGTAAGACCGAGGGCCTCATCGTCGTGTCGATCGACGGCGGCTGCGCCGGAGTCGACCAGGTGAAGGAGGGCATCATCGGCGCAACGAGCCAGCAGTACCCGGTCAAGATGGCCGAGCTCGGCGTGAAGGCGATCCATGACCTCGTGAAGACCGGCGACAAGCCAGAGAACACCGAGGGCCTCGACTTCTACAACACCGGCGTCGCCCTCGTGACGGATGACCCGCAAGACGGCGTCGAGTCGATCGACACCGCCGAAGCTGCCGAGATCTGCTGGGGCTGAGCCCCGGCACCGCACCGTGAGGGGTGCGGGTCGGTGACGGATGCCGCACGCACGTGCTCGTGGCATCCCACGCATCCCGGCCCGCACCACCTCACCCACACATCGGAGTACCAACGTGAGTCAGCAGACCACCACCGAGCCGCCGACCTCGGCGCTCGACCTGGCCGAGGAGTTCCTCGACCGCACCACCCCGCTCAGCCGCATCCGCAATACCCTGCACCGCTACCCGGCCATCAGCCCGGCGATCGTGCTCGTGCTCGCCGTCATCGTGTTCGGCCTGCTCAACGATCGATTCCTCAACCCGGCGAACCTCTCGCTCATCACGCAGCAGGTGGCCGTCGTCGGCACCCTCGCGATCGCACAGACGCTCATCATCCTGACCGCCGGCATCGACCTCTCGGTCGGCGCCGTCATGGTGCTGAGCTCGATGGTGATCGCCCAGTCCACCGTGCAGCTCGGCCTGCCGGCCGTGCTCGGCCTGTTCCTCGGCCTCGTCGTCGGCCTCGGCGCCGGGGCGCTCAACGGATTCCTCGTCACGCGCCTGAAGCTGCCGCCGTTCATCGTGACGCTCGGCACGCTCAACATCTTCGTCGCGCTCACGCTGCTGTACTCGGGCGGCGCCACGATCCGCGGCGCCGAGATGCCCGACCTGCTCACCTGGACGGGCACGACCTTCAGCCTCGGCGGCGTGAACATCACGGTCGGCGTGCTCATGATGCTCCTGCTGTATGTGGCGATCGCGTTCATCCTGCAGAAGACCGCGTGGGGCCGGCACGTGTACGCGGTCGGCGACGACCCCGAGTCGGCACGCCTCGCGGGCATCCGGGTGAACCGCGTGCTCATGAGCGTCTACCTCGCGGCCGGGGCGATCCTCGCCGTCGGCGCGTGGATCCAGATCGGTCGCACCAACGCCGCCTCGCCGAACGCGGGCGTCGACCTCAACCTCGACTCGATCACCGCCGTCGTCATCGGCGGCACGAGCCTCTTCGGCGGCCGCGGCACCGTGTGGGGCACCCTCCTCGGCGCCCTCATCGTGGGCGTGTTCCGCAACGGGCTCTCACTCGCCGGGCTCGACGTGCTCTGGCAGACCTTCGCCGTCGGCGTGCTCATCGTCGTCGCCGTCTCGGTCGACCAGTGGATCCGAAAGGTACGCAAATGACCATCGCAACGGATGCCGCGGGCGCCACGCCCGCGGTCGAGACTCGCAGCCCGATCCTCAGCGCGCGACGCCTCGTGAAGACGTTCGGCCGCGTCGTCGGCCTCGACGGGGTGAGCCTCGAGCTCTACCCGGGAGAGGTGCTCGCCATCATCGGCGACAACGGCGCCGGCAAGTCCACGCTCATCAAGTGCCTCACGGGCGCCGAGATCCCCGACGAGGGCGAGATCTTCCTCGACGGCAAGCCGGTGCACTTCAAGCGCCCGCAGGACGCCCGGGCGGCCGGCATCGAGACCGTGTACCAGAACCTCGCCGTCTCGCCGGCCCTCGACGTGGCCGCGAACCTCTTCCTCGGCCGCGAGGAGCGTAAGCCGGGCATCCTCGGCTCGGTCTTCCGCATCGTCGACCAGAAGGGCATGCGCGACAAGGCCCGCGCCGAGCTGAAGTCGCTCGGCATCTCGACGCTGCAGGACGTCACGGTGCCGGTCGAGAACCTGTCGGGCGGGCAGCGCCAGGCGGTCGCGGTCGCGCGCGCCGCGGCGTTCGGGTCGAAGGTCGTCGTGCTCGACGAGCCGACCGCCGCACTCGGCGTGCGCGAGTCGAACCAAGTGCTCGAGCTCATCCGCAACCTGCGCGAGCGCGGCATCCCCGTGATCCTCATCTCGCACAACATGCCGCACGTGTTCGACGTCGCCGACCGCATCCACATCCAGCGGCTCGGCAAGCGCGCCGCGACGATCACGCCCGAGTCGCACACGATGACCGACGCCGTCGCGATCATGACGGGCGCGCTGCGCCCGTGAGCCGGGCGAGCGCCGACGAACGCGTCGAGCTCGTCGCCGAGTTCACGGCGGTCGCGGGCCGCGAGGAGGAGGTCGAGCGCCTCCTCCTCGCGCTGGCCGCCGAAGTGCGCCGCGAGCCCGGATGCCTCGACTTCTCGCCGCACCGCGTCGCCGCTCCGCCGGCGGGGTCGGCGGCGACGGCCGGGCCGGCCCCGATCGGCACCCGCTTCGTCGTGACCGAGGCCTACCGCGACGCGTCCGCGTTCGCCGCGCATCTCGCCGCGCCCTACGGTGCCCCCTTCAACGCGGCGCTCGTCCCGCTCATCGTGGAGGACGGCTCGGTGCTCACGTTCCTGCGCCCGCTCGCCTGACGGGAACCGCGGCCGCACCCGCGCCCACTCGAGCTGAGGCGGGCGGGTATGGCCGGGCACGGGGGAGGGAACGGGATCGGCTACCGTGGGGAGGACCCCGAGGAGCTCCATGAAACCCGGACCCAGGCGCAGCATCAGCCAGGCCGACATCGTCGACGCCGCGTTCGAGATCCTCGAGCAGAAAGGCTTCGCCGCCGTCTCGGTGCGCGGTGTCGCCGCCGCCCTGAGCCTGACGCCGACGGCGATGTACACGTACTTCCCGTCGAAGAACGCGCTGCTGCGGGCCATGGTCGAGCAGGTGCTGTCGACGCTCGACCTCGACGCGGCATCCGACCCCGCCGTCCCGTGGCGCGATCGCGTGCAGGCGCTCGCCGCCGGGCTGCGCGCCCGGCTCGCCGAGCATACGGGTGCCATGGTGCTCGTCACGAGCGGACCGCTCGACGGTCCACACGCGCTCGCGCTCGACGAGGTGCTCATCGCCGGCTTCCGGAGCGAGCGGATGCCGCTCGCCGACGCCGCTCACGCCGCCCGCGCCGTGCGCGCCCAGGTGCTCGGGGCCGCGGCCCTCGACGCCGCCGAACGCGCGGGCGGGGCATCCGCCGATGCCGACCGCGCCGCCCTCTGGAGCGACGCCACCGCATACCCGCTCACCGAGGCCGCTGCCGCACTCGAGCTCGACGACGACGCCGGCTTCACGTGGGCGCTCGACCGGCTCCTCGACGGGTTCGCGTCGGTCTCGACGCGCTGAGCGCACCCACGACGCGGCGAGGCGCCGACCCCCGAAGGAGCCGACGCCTCGTCGGTGCGTTGCCGTCGATCAGCCCGCTGCGGGCGGGGTGATCTCGATCAGCGCGGCTTCGTTGCCCTTGAAGGCCTTCTTCACCGAGATGACGGTGCCGTAGCCCACTCCGGAGTCGGCCGGGTTGCCCGAGCCGAACGGCCCGAGTCCGACGTCGAGACCGTCATACGCCGGGAGGCGGTTGCCCTCGAGGTCGTACAGCGGCGTCGTGTAGAGCGAGTTGCCCACCGACGGGACGACCACGGAGGCATCCCGGTCACGGTAGAACAGCGCGCCGTCGGACTCGCGGAGGGCGAATCCAGGCACCCAGCCCTGGTCGTCGGTGAAGGTGCTCACCGCAGGCAGAGCCGGCACATCGGTGCAGTACTCGGTCGTCAGCTCAGCACCCGTGAAGCACTCCGTGAAGGGGTACGTCGACGTGAGGCCGAATGCGGCGTTCGAGGACTGGGCACGCGACGGCATCACGTTCAGCGTCGACGGGTCGGCAGCTGCCGCGTCGCCGGTGCGCTGCAGCGGGTTGAAGTGGCTGTCCACGATGAGCAGGCCGCCCTTCGCACCGTAGCTCGGCAGCGCGGTCTCGTTGGCCGTGATCTGGTTCGAGTTGCCGTACGTCGTGTCGCGGTACCACACGAGCGCACCGGGCGCGTTGTACGCGAGCTTCTCGACCTTCCACGCACCGTCTTGGTACACGCTGTTGTAGCCGTACTTCAGGCCCTCGTCGAAGCCGTCGAAGTTGCGCCACTCGACCAGGTAGTACTGCGCCTTGACCGAGGTGCCGGTGTCGTGACGCCAGCCGGGGCCGGTCGTCGTCGTGAAGGAGGCAACCTCAGGCGTCCAGCCGGCGTCGCCGTTCTCGACATCGTCGCTCCAGACCGTCGTCGCTCCGCTCGTGAGGGCGAAGTCGTCGGCGAACCAGCCGCGCTCCTGGAACGCGGCATCGGTTGCGAGACGCAGGCGAAGCTTCACCGTCTGGCCCGCGTACGACGTGAGGTCGACGTAGTCGTGGCGCCAGCCGTGCGAGTCGCCCGTGAGGCCGTACTTCTTGTCGACGCCGCCGCCGAAGTCGGCCATGCGGCCGTTCGGGTCGGAGTAGCCGTCGGGCGTGGAGACCTCGGTGCCGCCTTCGGCGAACACCTTCTGCTCCGACCACGTCGTGCCGCCGTCGGTCGAGACCTCGACGAAGCCGTAGTCCCAGTCGGCCTCGATCACGAAGTTGTTCCACATCCAGAACTTCGCGTCGGCGGGCACCTCGATGGTGCGGCCGAGCCGGAGGTCGGCCCAGTCCTGGTCAGCGCCCGTGTACCACATCTCCTCGCCGCTGTGCGGCTCGGCGAGCGTGATCGTCTTGTCGGGCAGGTTGACCTTGACGCCGTCCTGCGTGCCCTTCTTGGGCCGCGAGGTCTGGCCGACCTTCAGGGTCTGCACGTCGGAGCCGGCTTCCACGACGACGGGGTCGACCCAGCCGAGCACCCACTTGTCCCAGATGCCCATGTGCGTCGGCATCGACTGGAAGATCGGCCCGGAGTGCGAACCCGAGGACATGAGGTCCCAGAAGTCGACGTCGGAGCTGGCGACATTCGAGGTGTCGTAGAGGTCGGGCAGGCCGAGGTCGTGGCCGTACTCGTGCGCGAACACGCCGACACCCGAGTCTTCGGGCTGCACGATGTAGTTCGAGAGCATGAGGTCGGTGCCGGGGATCGCCGCACCGCCGGCCACAGCCGACGAGTGCGCCCAGAGGGCGTAGGTGCCCTGCTCGCCGCCGCCGCCGGACTTGTCCTCACCGGCGTGCACGAGCACGACGTGGTCGATGACGCCGTCGGGCTCGAGCACGTTGCCGTCGCCGTCACGGTCGCCTTGGTCTTCGATGTCGTAGTCGGCCCACGGGAAGTCGGGCTGCGCGTCGGCGAGAGCCGCGACCGCGTCGATGGGCAGCTGGCCCGGGCCGAGCGGGTTGTCGGGGTGACCCTGCATGTCCTGCATGGGGCCGGCCTCGTAGACGCCGTCAGCGTTGAGGTGGCAGACCGTGGCGCCGTAGTACGCCTCGGAGTGCGGAACCGTGATCCACGGCGTCGCCGAACCGGTGACGGTGTAGGCGCCGCGCGACATCTCCTCGTACATCGCCTTCATGGTGTAGCCGGAGATGTCGAAGCCGGGCTGGCCGTCGGGGCCGGTGAGGTCGGTGCGCACGCGCTCCGTGATGCCTTCATCGGTGAAGAGCATCCTGTTGAAGTGCTCCGACGAGAAGTCGGGCACCCACATCGAGTTGTTGTCTTCGAGCTCGTAGTCGGCCGGGTTCGGGATGTTGTTGTGGAGGGGTCCGCTCTGCACATCGCCGGGCTTGCAGGTGGTCGCGCCGAACTCGGTCGGGACCTGGAGGTCGGAGAAGTCGTCGGCGGCGTTCTCGTCGAACTCGACGAGGATCGTGAGGAGCTTGGCCTCTTGCGTGCTCTTGGCACCCTTGAGGTTCTTGGGGCTCTTGCCGGTCTTGATCGACTTGTCCTCGAACTTCGCGAGACCGCGCGCGGCCTGCGGGTTGCCCTTGGCGTACTTCGTGTCGACCGACTTCGCGAGCTCGATCGCTGCCGAGGCGTCGAGCGACCCGGTCTTCTTGCCGTGGACGTCGACGACTGCTTCGTCGTCGGTGCCGAAGGCGCTCTCCGCGCGGGGTGCGACGTAGTTCATGTAATACTCGTCGTCGCCGATCACTGGCGATGCGACGTGCGATGGCGCAGCTGATGCCGTCGTCGCTCCCATGGTCGCCAAACCGGCGGCCGCGAGTGCGAGTACGGGAATCGTCGCCACCACGCGCCTGCGAGCGCGAGTGGTGTTTCCGAACATGCTTCTCCCTCCGAATGCGACGGGATGGTTACCCGTCACATGAAACAACGTCCGTCGGTGGGCGGACGTAAACGGCATCCTGCCCCGAAGGAGGGTCGTTGGGGAAGACCCACAACGCAAAATCCGCGTCGCATCCGGCGAAGACGCCGGTTCCCGTCGCGCGCGCGGCGGCGCACGCCCGGAATCGGCGCGGAGCGAGAAGGCGGCGTCAGCGGACGAGCAGGTTGCGGAGGGAGAGGTCCGCGTCAGCCGACGAGCAGGTTGCGGAGCTGGTCGGCGGAGTGCACGATCGCCATCGCGTCGGCGGCCTCAGCGGGGGAGCCGTAGCCCCACTCGACCAGGATGGTCGGCACGCCGTTGGCGGCCGCGCCGAGGGTGTCGTAGCCGCGGTCTCCGACCATCACGGAGTGTGTCGTGTCGATGCCCTGGGCCTGCAGGCGGCGCAGCGCCTCGGCGACGACGTCGGCCTTGGTGCTGCGCTCCTCATCGTCGCTCGCGCCGGCGATCTCGGTGAAGTACCTCGTGAGCCCGGCGTGCTCGAGCACGCGGCGGGCCATCGACTCGGGCTTGGAAGTTGCGAGGGCGATCGGGATGCCTGCGGCGTGCACACGCTCGAGCACGCCGGCGACGCCCGGGAAGACCGGCGAGTTCAGCACGTGGTCGACGTAGTGGTCGCGGTAGACGTTGAGCGCCGCCCACGCCTCGGCGTCGTCGAAGCCGGCCGTGAGGCGCAGGCTGTCGAGCAGCGGCGGACCGACGTACGAGCGGAGCACCTCGTCGGAGGGGACGTCGAGCCCGAGTTCCGTGAACATGTGGGCGAGCGACGCCGTGATGTCGGCGGCCGAGTCGACGATGGTGCCGTCGAGGTCGAACAGCACTGCCGACCACGTGCGCGCGGGCGCGATGGTCTGAATGGGCGTCGGGGAAGTCACCGTGACATCCTACGGGTACCAAGCCTGAGTGATTCTCAGGAATGCGCTGGGAATTGGGCCGACGAATGCCTCAGAAGAGGCGCGACCCGCTGTCGTCGAGCCCGCGCATCGCGTCGTAGTCGAGCACCACGCACCGGATGCCGCGGTCCTCGGCGAGCGTGCGCGCCTGCGGCTTGATCTCCTGCGCGGCGAACACGCCCCGCACCGGGGCGAGGTGCGGATCGCGGTTCATGAGCTCGAGGTAGCGGGTGAGCTGCTCGACACCGTCGATGTCGCCGCGGCGCTTGAGCTCGACGGCCACGGATGCGCCCGAGGCATCGGTCGCCAGGATGTCGACCGGGCCGATCGCCGTCATGTACTCACGGCGCACGAGCCGGTGACCCTCCCCCAGGAGCTCGATCTGCTCGGCGAGGAGCTTCTGCAGGTGCGCCTCGACCCCGTCTTTCTGGAGGCCGGGGTCGGCGCCGAGCTCGTGCGCCGAGTCGTGCAGCACCTCGTGGATCGACACGATGAGCTGGTCGGCGGTCTTCTGGTGGGTGACCTTCCACAGCTCGACGATGCCCGCGGCCTGCTGCTCGGCGTCGGGCTCGAGCGTCGAGAGCGTGCACGGCGGGCTCATCCAGTTGAGCGGCTTGTAGCTGCCGCCGTCGGAGTGCACGAGGAGGCTGCCGTCGCCCTTCACCATCAGCAGTCGCGTGGCGAGTGGCAGGTGGGCTGAGAGCCGGCCCGCGTAGTCGACGGAGCAGCGGGCGATGACGAGACGCACCTGTCGAGTGTACGGCGACCGGATGACGCCGGCGCGCGTCAGCCGTGCCGGCCCGACCGTTCGCGGGCCGCCGGCGCGGCCAGCGCCGAGAGCACCAGCAGCCCGAGGATCACGAGCAGCGCGTTCAGGATGCTGAAGTGCTGGCCGATGAAGCCGAGCACCGGCGGCCCGACGAGGAACGCGCAGTAGCCGATCATGGCCACGGCGCTCACCCGTGCTGCCGCGTGCTGCGTGTCGTCGGCGGCCGCCGACATGCCGACGGGGAAGCCGAGCGAGCAGCCGATGCCCCAGAGCACGGTGCCGAGGATGAGCATCCACGGTTCGGTTCCCCAGATGAAGAGGGAGAGCCCGATGATGCCGAGCACCGAGAGTGTGCGCAGCACCGGCACCCGTCCGTAGCGGTCGAGCACGGGGCCGCCGAGCACTCGGGCCGCGGTGATCGCGACCGTGAACACGCCGAACATGACGGCGCCCGTTGTCTCGTCGAAACCGTGCCCGTCGACGACGGCGAGCGCGAGCCAGTCGTTCGCCGATCCCTCGGCGAACGACATGCCGAGCATGATGACGCCGATGAGTAGGAGGCGGACGTCGGCCCAGACCGCGAGGTTGGTGCGGAGCCGTTCGCGCCACGGCGGCCGCGGGGCATCCGTGTGCAGGTCGTCGCCCACCTCGGCGCGCAGCGGCACGTAGCGCACCGCCACCAGGACGGCGACGGCGATGAGCACGGCGATGATGCCGAGGTGCACCGAGACCGAGAGGGAGATGGCGGATGCCGCGGCCGCGAGCCCCGCGCCGGCGACCGTGCCGAAGCTGAAGAAGGCGTGCATGAGGGGCATCACCGTCTTGCCGATCTCGCGCTCGGCCTCGGCTCCCTCGACATTCATCATCACGTCGACCGCGCCGTTGCCGAAGCCGAAGAGGGCGAGGCCGATGACGACGAGGGGAACGGAGGGCAGCACCGAGCCGCCGAGGCCGACCAGCACGAGCCCGAGCGACACGGTGATGAGCGAGCCGATCATGCCGTTGCGGGCGCCGAACCGCGCCATGAGCCACGGCGCGACGACGAGGCCGAGCACGGAGGCGATCGAGCCGCTCAGGATGACGAGCCCGACGCCCTGCGTGTTGAGCCCGGTGTCGTCGCGGATGGCGGGAATGCGAGCCACCCAGCTCGCGAGGCTCAGCCCGCTGAGGAAGAAGATGGCGAAGATCGCATTGCGCCACGCCGTGAGCTCGTGCGTCGGGCGGCCGGTCTGCGCCGTCTGGCGGGGCGTATCAGTCATCGTCTCTGCTTCTTCGTCTTCCGTTCGGCTTGGGGGTCGAATCGATTCGACCCACCCGATCTGTGAACCATATCGATCACTCGGAGTGAGCGCAACCGGGGCGTCGACGCGTGTGCCGAGTCCCGAGACGGGGGTCTTGCGCGAGGCCAGGTGCTCGGGCTATCTTCACCTGCTAAACGATTAACACGTCGTTTCACCCGTACCTCGAACTCCCGCCAGAAGGAGAACCATGCTGCACAGCACCCGAACCGGCCGCACCGTCGCGGCCCTCGCCGCGTCGGCCGCGGCCTTGGTCGTACTCAGCTCCTGCGCCTCGGGCGCCGACGCCGGGGCATCCGATGAGGTGACCATCACGTACGGCATCTGGGATGCGAACCAGGAGCCCGCGATGGAGGAGATCGCCGCCGCGTTCACCGAGGCGCAC harbors:
- a CDS encoding substrate-binding domain-containing protein, whose translation is MNRTAPATLRRRIIMAGSLTAAAALAFTGCASGASGSGDDSNGGETIGVSLIVKTTTNPFFVAMQDGAEAAADELGVDLTLAAGKEDGDEDTQIQAVENAISKGDAGILITPNGPGVEDALIKARDAGLFVIALDTPPADPEAVDITFATDNFLAGQEIGKWTAAKLAGEKATIALVDLFDDKIVSVDYNRDQGFLDGMGIDTADAAVNGDEEATGTYSGGDYEIVGNEASGGAEDGGRTAAETLLSKNPDINVVYTINEPAAYGAYEAFKAAGKTEGLIVVSIDGGCAGVDQVKEGIIGATSQQYPVKMAELGVKAIHDLVKTGDKPENTEGLDFYNTGVALVTDDPQDGVESIDTAEAAEICWG
- a CDS encoding ABC transporter permease is translated as MSQQTTTEPPTSALDLAEEFLDRTTPLSRIRNTLHRYPAISPAIVLVLAVIVFGLLNDRFLNPANLSLITQQVAVVGTLAIAQTLIILTAGIDLSVGAVMVLSSMVIAQSTVQLGLPAVLGLFLGLVVGLGAGALNGFLVTRLKLPPFIVTLGTLNIFVALTLLYSGGATIRGAEMPDLLTWTGTTFSLGGVNITVGVLMMLLLYVAIAFILQKTAWGRHVYAVGDDPESARLAGIRVNRVLMSVYLAAGAILAVGAWIQIGRTNAASPNAGVDLNLDSITAVVIGGTSLFGGRGTVWGTLLGALIVGVFRNGLSLAGLDVLWQTFAVGVLIVVAVSVDQWIRKVRK
- a CDS encoding ATP-binding cassette domain-containing protein; translated protein: MTIATDAAGATPAVETRSPILSARRLVKTFGRVVGLDGVSLELYPGEVLAIIGDNGAGKSTLIKCLTGAEIPDEGEIFLDGKPVHFKRPQDARAAGIETVYQNLAVSPALDVAANLFLGREERKPGILGSVFRIVDQKGMRDKARAELKSLGISTLQDVTVPVENLSGGQRQAVAVARAAAFGSKVVVLDEPTAALGVRESNQVLELIRNLRERGIPVILISHNMPHVFDVADRIHIQRLGKRAATITPESHTMTDAVAIMTGALRP
- a CDS encoding putative quinol monooxygenase, with the protein product MSRASADERVELVAEFTAVAGREEEVERLLLALAAEVRREPGCLDFSPHRVAAPPAGSAATAGPAPIGTRFVVTEAYRDASAFAAHLAAPYGAPFNAALVPLIVEDGSVLTFLRPLA
- a CDS encoding TetR/AcrR family transcriptional regulator; the protein is MKPGPRRSISQADIVDAAFEILEQKGFAAVSVRGVAAALSLTPTAMYTYFPSKNALLRAMVEQVLSTLDLDAASDPAVPWRDRVQALAAGLRARLAEHTGAMVLVTSGPLDGPHALALDEVLIAGFRSERMPLADAAHAARAVRAQVLGAAALDAAERAGGASADADRAALWSDATAYPLTEAAAALELDDDAGFTWALDRLLDGFASVSTR
- a CDS encoding immune inhibitor A domain-containing protein: MFGNTTRARRRVVATIPVLALAAAGLATMGATTASAAPSHVASPVIGDDEYYMNYVAPRAESAFGTDDEAVVDVHGKKTGSLDASAAIELAKSVDTKYAKGNPQAARGLAKFEDKSIKTGKSPKNLKGAKSTQEAKLLTILVEFDENAADDFSDLQVPTEFGATTCKPGDVQSGPLHNNIPNPADYELEDNNSMWVPDFSSEHFNRMLFTDEGITERVRTDLTGPDGQPGFDISGYTMKAMYEEMSRGAYTVTGSATPWITVPHSEAYYGATVCHLNADGVYEAGPMQDMQGHPDNPLGPGQLPIDAVAALADAQPDFPWADYDIEDQGDRDGDGNVLEPDGVIDHVVLVHAGEDKSGGGGEQGTYALWAHSSAVAGGAAIPGTDLMLSNYIVQPEDSGVGVFAHEYGHDLGLPDLYDTSNVASSDVDFWDLMSSGSHSGPIFQSMPTHMGIWDKWVLGWVDPVVVEAGSDVQTLKVGQTSRPKKGTQDGVKVNLPDKTITLAEPHSGEEMWYTGADQDWADLRLGRTIEVPADAKFWMWNNFVIEADWDYGFVEVSTDGGTTWSEQKVFAEGGTEVSTPDGYSDPNGRMADFGGGVDKKYGLTGDSHGWRHDYVDLTSYAGQTVKLRLRLATDAAFQERGWFADDFALTSGATTVWSDDVENGDAGWTPEVASFTTTTGPGWRHDTGTSVKAQYYLVEWRNFDGFDEGLKYGYNSVYQDGAWKVEKLAYNAPGALVWYRDTTYGNSNQITANETALPSYGAKGGLLIVDSHFNPLQRTGDAAAADPSTLNVMPSRAQSSNAAFGLTSTYPFTECFTGAELTTEYCTDVPALPAVSTFTDDQGWVPGFALRESDGALFYRDRDASVVVPSVGNSLYTTPLYDLEGNRLPAYDGLDVGLGPFGSGNPADSGVGYGTVISVKKAFKGNEAALIEITPPAAG
- a CDS encoding HAD hydrolase-like protein, whose translation is MTSPTPIQTIAPARTWSAVLFDLDGTIVDSAADITASLAHMFTELGLDVPSDEVLRSYVGPPLLDSLRLTAGFDDAEAWAALNVYRDHYVDHVLNSPVFPGVAGVLERVHAAGIPIALATSKPESMARRVLEHAGLTRYFTEIAGASDDEERSTKADVVAEALRRLQAQGIDTTHSVMVGDRGYDTLGAAANGVPTILVEWGYGSPAEAADAMAIVHSADQLRNLLVG
- the nucS gene encoding endonuclease NucS, whose translation is MRLVIARCSVDYAGRLSAHLPLATRLLMVKGDGSLLVHSDGGSYKPLNWMSPPCTLSTLEPDAEQQAAGIVELWKVTHQKTADQLIVSIHEVLHDSAHELGADPGLQKDGVEAHLQKLLAEQIELLGEGHRLVRREYMTAIGPVDILATDASGASVAVELKRRGDIDGVEQLTRYLELMNRDPHLAPVRGVFAAQEIKPQARTLAEDRGIRCVVLDYDAMRGLDDSGSRLF
- a CDS encoding MFS transporter, producing the protein MTDTPRQTAQTGRPTHELTAWRNAIFAIFFLSGLSLASWVARIPAIRDDTGLNTQGVGLVILSGSIASVLGLVVAPWLMARFGARNGMIGSLITVSLGLVLVGLGGSVLPSVPLVVIGLALFGFGNGAVDVMMNVEGAEAEREIGKTVMPLMHAFFSFGTVAGAGLAAAASAISLSVSVHLGIIAVLIAVAVLVAVRYVPLRAEVGDDLHTDAPRPPWRERLRTNLAVWADVRLLLIGVIMLGMSFAEGSANDWLALAVVDGHGFDETTGAVMFGVFTVAITAARVLGGPVLDRYGRVPVLRTLSVLGIIGLSLFIWGTEPWMLILGTVLWGIGCSLGFPVGMSAAADDTQHAAARVSAVAMIGYCAFLVGPPVLGFIGQHFSILNALLVILGLLVLSALAAPAARERSGRHG